A genomic stretch from Centroberyx gerrardi isolate f3 chromosome 10, fCenGer3.hap1.cur.20231027, whole genome shotgun sequence includes:
- the LOC144539896 gene encoding olfactory receptor 7C1-like, with the protein MMDNVSIITVFTLSGLNGTANHRLTLFSLTLLCYCVIWLVNVTLIVTVIVDKSLHEPMYIFLCNLCINGLYGTSGFYPKFLMDLLSPSHVISYAGCLLQGFVIHSSACGDFSILALMAYDRYVAICRPLVYHSVMTKQRVGLLVFLTWLLPLYLMFMSTLTTSRSRLCGSHIPKIYCYNWLIGKLACSASTANTVIPYFNICFYLGHVIFIVWSYVYLIKTCLASKENRGKFMQTCVPHLLSLINVVVCLLFDLMYMRFGSKELPQSLQNFMAIEFLFIPPIINPLIYGFKLTKIRNRILSYLTCEESSNSHYSPVPYSSGDEA; encoded by the exons ATGATGGATAATGTTTCAATTATAACTGTGTTTACTCTGTCAGGGTTAAATGGCACAGCGAACCACAGATTgaccctcttctctctcactttattaTGTTACTGCGTGATTTGGCTGGTAAATGTGACTCTCATTGTGACTGTCATTGTGGATAAAAGCCTTCATGAGCCCATGTACATCTTCCTGTGTAATCTGTGCATCAATGGACTTTATGGGACTTCAGGATTTTACCCCAAATTCCTCATGGATCTACTGTCTCCTTCTCATGTCATCTCTTATGCTGGATGCCTGCTTCAGGGTTTTGTGATACACTCCTCGGCTTGTGGTGATTTCTCTATTCTAGCTCTGATGGCCTATGACAGATATGTGGCTATATGTCGACCTCTGGTGTACCACTCTGTTATGACTAAACAAAGAGTTGGTCTGTTAGTCTTTTTGACCTGGCTTTTACCCCTTTATTTGATGTTCATGAGCACATTAACAACATCGAGATCAAGGTTATGTGGCTCACACATACCAAAGATCTACTGTTATAATTGGTTGATTGGTAAACTAGCTTGCTCTGCCTCCACAGCAAACACTGTTATTccatattttaatatttgtttttatcttggcCATGTTATCTTCATTGTTTGGTCTTATGTGTATTTGATCAAAACATGCCTAGCATCCAAGGAGAACAGGGGGAAGTTTATGCAAACATGCGTGCCACATTTACTTTCTTTAAtcaatgttgttgtttgtttgctttttgatTTAATGTACATGCGATTTGGCTCAAAAGAATTACCACAAAGCCTTCAGAACTTCATGGCAATAGAATTTCTCTTCATTCCTCCAATTATCAATCCCCTCATATATGGTTTCAAATTGACCAAAATTAGAAACAGAATTCTGAGTT ATTTGACCTGTGAGGAGAGCTCCAACTCTCATTAC AGCCCCGTCCCTTATAGCAGCGGCGATGAGGCTTGA
- the LOC139915939 gene encoding olfactory receptor 6C1-like, translating to MMNNVSIITVFTLSGLKGTANYRLILFSLTLLCYCVIWLVNVTLIVTVIVDKSLHEPMYIFLCNLCINGLYGTSGFYPKFLMDLLSPSHVISYAGCLLQGFVIYSSACGDFSILALMAYDRYVAICRPLVYHSVMTKQRVGLLVFLTWLLPLYLMFMSTITTSRSRLCGSHIPKIYCANWFIGKLACSASTAINIIPYFSISFYFIHAVFVVWSYVYLIKTCQTSKENRRKFMQTCVPHLFSLFNVVVSLFFDLMYMRFGTKELSQSLQNFMAIEFLLIPPIVDPLIYGFKLTKIRNRILGYLTCEESSNSHYVFNTMNILCYFMVPLGTSDSSAHPPPPPPRSTQTIPIHRLVLE from the exons ATGATGAATAATGTTTCAATTATAACTGTGTTTACTCTGTCAGGGTTAAAAGGCACAGCGAACTACAGATtgatcctcttctctctcactttattaTGTTACTGCGTGATTTGGCTGGTAAATGTGACTCTCATTGTGACTGTCATTGTGGATAAAAGCCTTCATGAGCCCATGTACATCTTCCTGTGTAATCTGTGCATCAATGGACTTTATGGGACTTCAGGATTTTACCCCAAATTCCTCATGGATCTACTGTCTCCTTCTCATGTCATCTCTTATGCTGGATGCCTGCTTCAGGGTTTTGTGATATACTCCTCAGCTTGTGGTGATTTCTCAATTTTAGCTCTGATGGCCTATGACAGATATGTGGCTATATGTCGACCTCTGGTTTACCACTCTGTTATGACTAAACAAAGAGTTGGTCTGTTAGTCTTTTTGACCTGGCTTTTACCCCTTTATTTGATGTTCATGAGCACAATAACAACATCGAGATCAAGGTTATGTGGCTCACACATACCAAAGATCTACTGTGCTAATTGGTTCATTGGTAAACTAGCTTGCTCTGCCTCCACAGCAATCAATATAATTCCATATTTTagcattagtttttatttcatcCATGCTGTTTTCGTTGTTTGGTCTTATGTGTATCTGATCAAAACATGCCAAACATCGaaagagaacaggaggaagTTCATGCAAACATGCGTgccacatttattttcattattcaatgttgttgtttctttgttttttgatttAATGTACATGCGATTTGGCACCAAAGAGTTATCACAAAGCCTTCAGAACTTCATGGCGATAGAATTTCTCCTCATTCCTCCAATTGTCGATCCCCTCATATATGGTTTCAAATTGACCAAAATTAGAAACAGAATTCTGGGTT ATTTGACCTGTGAGGAGAGCTCCAACTCTCATTACGTTTTTAACACAATGAACATACTTTGTT ACTTcatggtgcccctgggcaccaGCGACTCAAgtgcccacccacccccacccccaccccgcagCACACAAACCATACCTATCCACAGGTTGGTCCTTGAGTAG